The Triticum urartu cultivar G1812 chromosome 6, Tu2.1, whole genome shotgun sequence genome includes the window GACTGGGTACTATTATACTTGCTCTGAGAGGGTCAAGGGGCGCCACGAAGGGTGAGCCATCCTGCGAACTGCGCCTCTGCGTGATTGAATCGTCGTCGTGTCTGCAGGTTCAGAAAAAACCGGTAGTGCTTTCAACAAGTTTAGTCGAAACAAGTGGATTTACAGAGTGACCATGGATGATCTGATGCTTGACTGAGGAGTGAGGACTGCTAGCTCTAGCTAATCTACGTGTCGAGCTCCAGGGGATCGGGGGAAGAGGAGCCAGCGACCGTCTTCTTCTTGGCCGCCGCCGTCCTGCTCCGGAACGGCCGGCACGCCTTGACGCTGAGGTCGACGGCGGCCGCGAGCGCGAGGAACATGGCTGCGTCTTCCATGCACATGACGTGCCGCGCGGCGAGGTGCACCAGCGGCGGCCTGCTGCCCGTCGCCGCCTCGCCCTGCACGCTGCAGCTCATCACGAACCCGCCGCCCGCGCACGACTCCCCCATGCTCGCCGCGCAGTACGACGACGCCGACGGCGTCTCCGACGCCACCGCGTCCTCCGGGAGGACCGACTGTCTGTCCATGTCGATGGAGAACTCCCCGCCCTTGTCGCAGCTCAGAGGCGTCTCGGACACGAGCACGCACGCGTCCCGCCGCTCCGGGAGAAGATGCAGCCGGAGGCACACGGCGTCCTTGCCGCCCGCCGGCGCGGCGCACTCCCGCCACGCCTCCAGCCGGCCCCACGGCTGCCAGCTCTCCGACGACCCCGTCGTGTCGGCGCGGACGATGAGCCACGCGCCTGGGTTGGACCGCGCCACCGTGTCGCGGCCCGTCGCCGGCACGAACGGCGTGGCCATGAACGCCGCGGCCACGGCGGAGCCGGACAGGTCGTGGATCGCCACTTTCCAGcccttcctctccctcctcctccccgccatctccatctccttctccaCGCCGCTTCCGGAGCTCGACCAGTACTGCCCGCCCAAATGATCCGGCTGCGACGCCCTGCCAAGTGCCAACACATCAGAGATCAGAcatcaacaacctcatcaagctTTCATTTTGTCCAGAATTTTCATATCATAGCAGTCAGCAACAGCAGAGCACTCACCGCCTCACGTCGCGGATGAACTTGCAGCTAAAGATGGGCTGGCTGGCGCCGCCATGGAGCTGCACCACCTGCGGGTTCAGCGCGACCTCGTCCTCGAACCGGAACACGTACCGAGGGTCAGCTTCCACCCTCACTCGCACGTGCAGCTCCGCCGCCCTGCCGATGCCCGTCCAGCCGTGGCGAAGCAGCACAGGCTTGCCGTCGCGCCACTCCGGCCCGACGTCCACCCTGACCGCCCCGACCAGCCGCCGCTTCA containing:
- the LOC125514530 gene encoding uncharacterized protein LOC125514530; the encoded protein is MDPQTFVRLSVGQLGLRLPGASARKACHCEIRLRGFPVQLAPVPLENSSEFHLDPHANAAVFSLDEPGLKALPTSRWFRAPEPPCLEIVVYASRRDGGGHCVGLKRRLVGAVRVDVGPEWRDGKPVLLRHGWTGIGRAAELHVRVRVEADPRYVFRFEDEVALNPQVVQLHGGASQPIFSCKFIRDVRRASQPDHLGGQYWSSSGSGVEKEMEMAGRRRERKGWKVAIHDLSGSAVAAAFMATPFVPATGRDTVARSNPGAWLIVRADTTGSSESWQPWGRLEAWRECAAPAGGKDAVCLRLHLLPERRDACVLVSETPLSCDKGGEFSIDMDRQSVLPEDAVASETPSASSYCAASMGESCAGGGFVMSCSVQGEAATGSRPPLVHLAARHVMCMEDAAMFLALAAAVDLSVKACRPFRSRTAAAKKKTVAGSSSPDPLELDT